The following are encoded together in the Bacteroidales bacterium genome:
- the mrdA gene encoding penicillin-binding protein 2, producing the protein MKYKSYENRKIILTGIVLVVSILFIIRLFYVQLIDEKYVLSANNNVLRYMTQYPARGLVYDRNGELLIYNEAAYDLMVIPRLVRKIDTLEFCRLVGISKEDFIFKMDRARNFSTHKSSVFEPQIPKESYGYIEEKLYKYSGFYVQSRTLRKYPHSTAAHSLGYIGEVSPWEIEKNPYYKIGDYIGKSGIEKAYETELRGQKGLKIKMVDVFNREKGSYLEGRYDTSAISGNDLVMTVDLVLQEYGELLMKNKRGSIVAIEPATGEILALISSPSYDPNLLVGRIRNQNYPLLEADTLKPLFNRALLAQYPPGSTFKPTGTLIALQEGVINVNSRFPCGGVGAVPIKCSHNHYSPLSLLEAIEQSCNPYFWSVFKAVIDNPKFGSTQKAFEKWREYLLSFNLGRTFQSDLLVERSGNVPSSEYYDKYFGKNRWRSMTIRSLSIGQGEILVTPLQLANMAAIIANRGYYCDPHLVKTIKRNGVSEILKPEKRITMVDPRHYDIVVEGMRRVYAGDHGTGRWYADENLSMCGKTGTVQNPHGENHSLFMAFAPVDNPKIAIAVVVENGGFGATFAAPIATLMMKKYIQRDFEKPPYEARIIEANLLYR; encoded by the coding sequence ATGAAATATAAATCCTACGAGAACAGGAAAATCATATTAACAGGCATTGTATTGGTGGTCAGCATACTATTTATCATCAGGCTGTTTTATGTACAGTTGATCGACGAAAAATATGTGTTGTCGGCCAATAACAATGTGTTGCGTTATATGACCCAATATCCTGCCCGTGGACTGGTTTATGACCGCAATGGTGAGTTGCTGATCTACAACGAAGCCGCCTACGATCTGATGGTAATTCCCCGACTGGTAAGGAAAATTGATACGCTTGAGTTTTGCCGTCTTGTAGGCATTTCTAAGGAAGATTTCATATTTAAAATGGATCGTGCACGCAACTTCTCCACCCATAAATCATCCGTTTTTGAACCTCAAATTCCAAAGGAGAGCTACGGCTATATCGAGGAAAAGCTTTACAAATATTCCGGTTTTTATGTACAATCACGAACCTTGAGGAAATATCCGCACTCCACGGCCGCGCATTCCCTGGGTTACATTGGCGAGGTAAGTCCCTGGGAAATTGAAAAGAATCCTTACTACAAAATTGGGGACTACATAGGGAAGAGCGGGATAGAAAAAGCTTATGAGACGGAGTTACGGGGACAAAAGGGGCTAAAAATAAAGATGGTGGATGTTTTTAACCGTGAAAAAGGGAGCTACCTTGAAGGACGTTACGATACATCCGCCATTTCGGGTAATGACCTTGTCATGACTGTTGACCTTGTCTTGCAGGAATATGGAGAGCTGCTGATGAAAAACAAACGGGGAAGCATTGTTGCCATCGAACCGGCAACAGGTGAAATCCTCGCCTTAATTTCCAGCCCCTCCTACGATCCCAACCTGCTGGTTGGCCGTATTCGAAATCAAAACTACCCCCTGCTCGAAGCGGACACATTAAAACCACTCTTCAACCGCGCACTGCTGGCGCAATATCCTCCCGGTTCAACATTCAAACCAACAGGAACTCTTATCGCTCTTCAGGAAGGGGTTATTAACGTAAATTCAAGATTTCCCTGCGGTGGCGTTGGCGCCGTGCCCATTAAGTGCAGCCATAATCATTATTCACCGCTTTCGTTACTTGAAGCCATAGAACAATCCTGTAATCCCTATTTTTGGAGTGTTTTTAAAGCTGTAATTGACAATCCCAAATTTGGCTCAACACAAAAAGCCTTTGAAAAATGGCGTGAATACCTGCTGAGTTTTAACCTGGGAAGAACATTTCAGAGCGACCTGCTTGTTGAGCGCTCAGGGAATGTTCCCAGTTCTGAATACTATGACAAATATTTCGGGAAAAACAGGTGGCGTTCGATGACCATACGATCATTATCCATCGGGCAGGGTGAAATCCTGGTTACTCCGCTTCAATTGGCCAACATGGCAGCCATTATTGCCAATCGGGGTTATTACTGCGACCCCCACCTGGTCAAAACAATAAAAAGAAATGGAGTGTCTGAAATTCTTAAACCCGAAAAGCGGATCACCATGGTCGACCCGAGGCATTATGACATCGTAGTTGAAGGTATGCGTCGCGTTTATGCCGGGGACCACGGAACAGGCAGATGGTATGCAGATGAGAATTTATCGATGTGCGGGAAAACCGGTACTGTGCAAAATCCTCATGGAGAGAACCACTCGTTGTTTATGGCATTTGCCCCGGTTGACAATCCCAAGATTGCTATTGCCGTCGTGGTCGAGAATGGCGGTTTTGGAGCTACTTTTGCCGCTCCGATTGCTACGCTGATGATGAAAAAGTACATTCAACGTGATTTTGAAAAGCCTCCTTATGAAGCCCGGATAATTGAAGCAAATCTATTGTACAGGTGA
- a CDS encoding acyl transferase, which yields MNIQHLSTKIFSITSPGSFNETALELFRYQYQTNKVYRTFTDQLRIRPGDVKTVEQIPFLPVEFFKTQVVYSGNKMPQHWFESSGTSGMIPSKHYYSDLSLYEESFMGAFREFYGNADEYCILALLPSYLERQGSSLVYMAGKLIESSRHPESGFYLENRDELAKTIVRLDNEGQKIMLIGVSYALLDLIENHKFHLKNTIIVETGGMKGRKRELVREELHQLLCSGFGVGKIHAEYGMTELFSQAWSKGEGSFVGPSWLRVLIRDVNDPLTIIGKNAVGGINIIDLANLGSCCFIATQDLGRLHEDGSFEVLGRFDQAELRGCNLLVAH from the coding sequence ATGAATATTCAACATCTGAGCACGAAGATTTTTTCGATTACTTCTCCCGGGAGTTTCAACGAAACCGCGCTTGAATTATTTCGTTATCAGTATCAAACCAACAAGGTTTACCGTACTTTTACTGACCAATTGCGCATTCGCCCCGGGGATGTAAAAACGGTTGAACAGATTCCTTTTTTGCCGGTAGAATTTTTTAAAACCCAGGTAGTTTATTCCGGAAACAAAATGCCACAACATTGGTTCGAAAGCAGCGGCACCAGTGGGATGATACCCAGTAAGCATTATTATAGCGATTTGTCTCTTTACGAAGAAAGTTTCATGGGGGCTTTCCGTGAGTTTTATGGAAATGCAGATGAATATTGCATCCTGGCGCTGCTTCCTTCGTATCTCGAACGACAAGGTTCCTCATTGGTTTATATGGCCGGAAAACTGATTGAAAGCAGCCGACACCCTGAAAGTGGCTTTTATTTGGAAAATAGGGATGAATTGGCCAAGACTATTGTTCGCCTTGACAATGAAGGACAAAAAATCATGCTGATCGGAGTGAGTTATGCTTTACTCGATTTAATCGAAAATCATAAATTTCATCTCAAAAATACAATTATTGTTGAAACGGGTGGAATGAAAGGCCGAAAACGAGAGCTAGTCCGTGAAGAATTACACCAGCTTTTATGTTCCGGTTTTGGTGTCGGGAAAATTCATGCTGAATACGGGATGACAGAACTTTTTTCGCAGGCCTGGTCAAAGGGTGAAGGCAGTTTTGTCGGCCCGTCATGGCTCAGGGTGCTCATTCGTGATGTGAATGATCCGCTAACCATCATTGGAAAAAATGCAGTCGGTGGAATCAATATCATTGACCTGGCTAATCTTGGTTCCTGCTGTTTTATTGCCACACAGGACCTGGGGCGCCTCCACGAGGATGGCTCCTTTGAAGTGCTCGGTCGGTTCGATCAGGCCGAATTACGTGGATGCAACCTGCTCGTTGCTCATTAA
- a CDS encoding rRNA pseudouridine synthase: MSNTEKPRNTGGEKKNKHGDFSKFVKKKVAPSRSKTTGKLISKRFRDDEEERKSAVKGKVKRTTRPGQVEKRSEVRKPKTAQPAESGMVRLNKFIANAGVCSRREADNLIISGAVKVNDKVVSEVGTKVSLSDKVQIGEQTLKSEKLRYVLLNKPKGYITTTDDPDKRNTVMMLVEKACKERIYPVGRLDRNTTGLLLFTNDGDLAKKLTHPRSKISKTYHVYLDKSLTRNDMKKLEEGIELEDGFIKADGVSYVGNGADKKDIGVELHSGKNRIVRRMFESLGYEVTKLDRVLFAGLTKKDIPRGRYRLLTPQEIGFLKML; encoded by the coding sequence ATGAGCAATACTGAAAAACCACGCAACACTGGTGGTGAAAAGAAAAACAAACACGGCGACTTTTCGAAATTTGTGAAAAAAAAAGTTGCTCCGTCACGGTCGAAAACTACCGGTAAACTCATCAGTAAGCGCTTCCGGGATGATGAAGAAGAACGCAAATCAGCTGTCAAAGGGAAGGTTAAAAGAACTACCCGTCCAGGGCAGGTCGAGAAAAGATCGGAGGTGCGAAAACCAAAAACTGCACAACCTGCCGAAAGTGGCATGGTAAGATTGAATAAGTTTATTGCCAACGCAGGTGTTTGCTCACGTCGCGAGGCCGACAACCTGATCATCTCCGGGGCAGTGAAAGTAAATGATAAGGTGGTTTCTGAAGTAGGAACCAAGGTAAGCCTGAGCGACAAAGTGCAAATTGGCGAACAAACCCTTAAATCGGAAAAACTGCGCTATGTATTGCTGAATAAACCAAAAGGTTACATCACAACTACCGACGATCCGGATAAGCGAAATACAGTGATGATGCTGGTTGAAAAAGCCTGCAAAGAACGTATTTACCCGGTTGGCCGCCTCGACCGAAACACTACCGGGCTATTGCTTTTTACCAATGATGGGGATCTGGCGAAAAAATTGACCCATCCACGAAGTAAAATAAGTAAAACCTACCACGTTTACCTTGATAAATCGCTTACGAGAAATGACATGAAGAAACTCGAAGAAGGTATTGAGCTCGAAGATGGTTTTATAAAAGCAGATGGCGTTAGTTACGTTGGCAATGGCGCTGATAAAAAAGACATCGGCGTAGAATTGCATTCTGGTAAAAACAGGATCGTAAGACGTATGTTTGAGTCTTTGGGCTACGAAGTGACGAAACTCGACCGGGTGCTTTTTGCCGGGCTTACAAAAAAAGATATTCCCCGCGGTCGTTACAGGTTACTTACACCTCAGGAAATCGGGTTTCTTAAAATGTTGTAA
- the rodA gene encoding rod shape-determining protein RodA, which translates to MRSRNNLIQNLDWPTVTIYLVMIIFGWLNIYAAVYNEEHQSILDISQSYGKQMIWIATSILLAMIILIIDAKFYSVFSYAIYGFILLVLVAVLVFGKEVAGSKSWLQIGSIGLQPAEFMKFATGLALAKYLSTLSLDLKEFRQLLKAFVIIAIPLLMIELQNDTGTALVFVAFFLVFYRQGMPGTFLFIGVGVLVLFFLTLLIQNLILIGLLAVLMIVALFLINRTPKNIVMIILMFLASTAFVLSVDYGFHQLMKPHQQTRVKVLIGLETDLLGAGYNVHQSLIAIGSGGFWGKGFLKGTQTKYNFVPEQSTDFIFCTVGEEWGFIGSLAVVVLFAVLLIRLIRLAERQRSVFSKIYGYSVFSILFFHFVVNIAMTLGLFPVIGIPLPFFSYGGSSLWSFTILLFIFLKLDADRLNVL; encoded by the coding sequence GTGAGATCAAGAAATAACTTAATACAGAACCTTGACTGGCCAACAGTGACGATCTATCTTGTGATGATCATCTTCGGTTGGTTAAATATCTATGCTGCAGTTTACAACGAAGAGCACCAAAGCATCCTCGACATTTCTCAAAGCTATGGCAAGCAGATGATCTGGATAGCCACTTCGATCTTGCTGGCCATGATCATCCTGATTATTGATGCAAAATTCTACTCGGTGTTCTCTTATGCCATCTATGGATTTATTTTACTTGTATTGGTTGCAGTGCTGGTTTTTGGGAAGGAGGTCGCCGGTTCAAAATCCTGGTTACAAATTGGCAGTATTGGTCTGCAACCTGCCGAGTTTATGAAATTTGCCACCGGCCTGGCATTGGCAAAATACCTGAGCACATTAAGCCTTGACCTTAAAGAGTTCAGGCAGTTACTCAAAGCCTTTGTCATCATTGCCATTCCTTTGCTGATGATCGAATTGCAGAATGACACAGGAACCGCCCTGGTTTTTGTTGCCTTTTTCCTGGTTTTTTACCGGCAGGGGATGCCGGGAACTTTCCTGTTTATAGGGGTTGGAGTGCTGGTATTGTTTTTCCTGACCTTATTAATTCAAAACCTGATCCTGATCGGATTACTGGCAGTTTTGATGATCGTGGCACTTTTCCTGATCAACCGCACACCGAAAAATATTGTGATGATCATTTTGATGTTTCTGGCATCCACAGCATTTGTTTTGAGTGTGGATTACGGTTTTCATCAGTTAATGAAACCCCATCAGCAAACCCGCGTGAAAGTGCTTATTGGCCTCGAAACTGATTTACTTGGCGCCGGCTATAATGTTCACCAATCGCTGATTGCAATTGGTTCGGGGGGTTTTTGGGGCAAAGGATTTCTAAAAGGAACCCAAACCAAATATAATTTTGTGCCTGAGCAAAGTACCGACTTTATCTTTTGTACTGTTGGCGAAGAGTGGGGCTTTATTGGCAGTCTTGCTGTAGTGGTTTTATTTGCGGTATTGCTCATCCGGCTGATCAGGCTGGCTGAGCGACAGCGTTCGGTCTTCAGTAAAATATATGGCTACAGCGTTTTCTCCATTCTCTTTTTTCATTTTGTGGTTAACATTGCCATGACCCTCGGTCTATTCCCGGTCATTGGGATTC
- a CDS encoding plasmid pRiA4b ORF-3 family protein, with amino-acid sequence MKKEIYQIQVSLIGSKPKIWRRLLVPSNILLSDLHKVIQTAMGWENAHLHQFMQGKKHYTAPIKDDPFWDNLDTVDYKKVRLHDLLQVEKDAIVYEYDFGDSWEHSVLLEKTLPMDQVLKHPVCLAGKMRCPPEDSGGIFGYTDLIEKLKDPKSDGYKNAADWLGTEYDPDYFDKDEVNLLLKSKNYGCY; translated from the coding sequence ATGAAAAAAGAAATTTACCAGATTCAGGTATCATTAATAGGTTCAAAGCCAAAGATTTGGAGGCGTTTGCTTGTTCCATCCAACATTTTATTATCCGATCTCCACAAGGTGATTCAAACGGCAATGGGCTGGGAAAACGCCCATTTGCACCAATTTATGCAAGGTAAAAAGCACTACACCGCACCCATCAAAGACGACCCTTTTTGGGATAACCTGGATACTGTTGATTATAAAAAAGTAAGGCTGCACGACCTTTTGCAGGTTGAAAAAGATGCTATTGTGTATGAATACGATTTTGGCGACAGCTGGGAGCACAGCGTTTTGCTCGAGAAAACCTTACCAATGGATCAGGTACTCAAGCACCCTGTATGTTTAGCAGGAAAAATGCGCTGCCCCCCCGAAGATTCTGGTGGCATTTTTGGTTATACTGATTTAATCGAAAAACTTAAAGATCCTAAAAGTGACGGTTATAAAAATGCTGCGGACTGGTTGGGTACCGAATATGATCCGGATTATTTCGATAAAGATGAAGTAAACCTGTTGCTCAAAAGTAAAAACTACGGGTGCTACTAA
- a CDS encoding T9SS type A sorting domain-containing protein yields MKQLTLTLTLLVHLFISPSKAQWTSNPLENNSIASKTGEQALPKIVTHTDGSVYICWFTTETGSYNVRLQCLDDTGNALWGDNGILVSSEPQETWITDYDMAIDPTGHAIITFMDIRTGNPNPVAYRISPEGEHMWGASGILLANNSNFDPSPKVCVTEEGNAVFAWQSAPSGPSEVRLQKISPDGQKLWGDEGIILLQSGVSYTSPNVFPADGDHVFFTWYRETGPFYAPNRGLYAQKLDVDGSFMWASETVIYAPVASGPVYYLETCRDDEGGIIFTWYRNHSGTHFHCYIQRMTFDGQITMPPAGALMSVSTNRNHFYPVPAFLNQTQEIICFFSEQDLNQNDRGFYAQKFDLAGNRLWTDEGKQLIPLGNNDYGLFMADGHNDKAICIYQAADFGNSVDSKMQAVMLDAAGDYVWPAQFINLSTYQSEKLHNVMTGYFWGQWVTVWEDRRNDSGDIFAQNIQPDGTLGAVTTAIHSGNPNHAGPVEVYPNPFNDYVNFSAEIEIATISIYDSKGNLVLSSGFHNSAINIETSFLSSGLYFYQIVADSGQTVHGKIVKQ; encoded by the coding sequence ATGAAACAGTTAACCCTGACCCTAACACTGCTGGTACATCTCTTTATCAGCCCCAGCAAAGCCCAATGGACTTCCAACCCGTTAGAGAATAACAGTATAGCATCAAAGACAGGTGAGCAGGCTTTGCCAAAAATCGTAACGCATACTGACGGCTCTGTTTACATTTGCTGGTTCACAACCGAGACCGGAAGCTATAACGTAAGGCTTCAATGCCTTGATGATACAGGAAACGCATTATGGGGAGATAATGGCATCCTGGTAAGTAGCGAGCCTCAGGAAACATGGATCACTGATTATGATATGGCCATTGACCCAACAGGTCATGCGATCATAACTTTTATGGACATACGCACGGGCAACCCCAATCCGGTTGCTTACCGAATTTCGCCGGAAGGGGAACACATGTGGGGCGCAAGCGGCATTTTACTGGCTAACAACAGCAATTTTGACCCAAGCCCGAAAGTGTGTGTCACCGAAGAAGGAAATGCTGTATTTGCCTGGCAAAGTGCGCCTTCCGGGCCATCTGAAGTTCGACTGCAGAAAATTTCACCAGATGGCCAAAAATTATGGGGTGATGAGGGTATTATCCTTTTGCAATCCGGCGTCAGTTATACTTCGCCCAACGTTTTCCCGGCCGATGGTGACCATGTATTTTTTACCTGGTACAGGGAAACCGGCCCTTTTTACGCACCCAACCGTGGGCTTTATGCTCAAAAGCTGGATGTTGACGGAAGTTTTATGTGGGCATCGGAAACTGTAATCTATGCTCCTGTAGCTTCAGGACCTGTGTATTATCTTGAAACCTGCCGGGACGATGAAGGCGGGATTATTTTTACGTGGTACAGGAATCACAGCGGAACACACTTTCACTGTTATATTCAACGCATGACCTTCGACGGACAGATCACCATGCCTCCCGCCGGAGCATTGATGTCAGTTTCGACAAACCGCAACCATTTTTACCCGGTTCCGGCATTTCTTAATCAGACTCAGGAAATAATTTGCTTTTTCAGCGAACAGGATTTGAATCAAAATGATAGGGGATTCTATGCCCAAAAATTTGATCTTGCAGGAAACCGGCTTTGGACGGATGAAGGTAAACAGTTGATTCCCCTGGGCAATAATGATTATGGGCTTTTTATGGCAGACGGACATAACGATAAAGCCATTTGCATTTATCAGGCTGCCGACTTTGGCAACAGCGTTGACTCAAAAATGCAGGCCGTGATGCTTGACGCTGCAGGAGATTATGTGTGGCCGGCTCAGTTTATCAACTTATCAACTTATCAAAGTGAAAAACTCCACAATGTAATGACAGGTTATTTCTGGGGCCAATGGGTAACCGTTTGGGAAGACAGGCGCAATGATAGCGGAGATATTTTTGCCCAGAATATTCAGCCTGATGGAACGCTGGGTGCGGTTACCACAGCCATTCATTCCGGGAATCCGAATCATGCAGGTCCGGTTGAAGTTTATCCGAATCCTTTTAATGATTACGTGAACTTCTCAGCTGAAATTGAAATTGCGACAATTAGCATTTATGACAGTAAAGGAAATTTGGTTTTATCCTCAGGTTTTCACAATTCAGCTATAAATATTGAAACCTCATTTCTATCCAGCGGGTTATACTTTTACCAAATTGTTGCTGATTCCGGACAAACAGTTCACGGAAAAATCGTTAAACAATAA
- a CDS encoding carboxypeptidase regulatory-like domain-containing protein translates to MRKIYRGLMVAMILIAFEGYSQSYTLQKTTTDPQFGQQVQTETVTKLPDVDHSFIVGGNAKAPGINWQFTDPASIGSAVKVSKDEELTYVAWWLNNIRVSLYGNSSAPVWESPVTADFEFPIDMTPDGAFLVVGFSNLVRVYATATQALVWEKTSPGSVTHVKIKADGSQVFVAENAPAGQDKASVSAYNVGENDPIWSTDFIGTGVAFAISGDCSKLAFCQYPGANRMWILNGANGEIIFDAFYRNQNPPAFSHDGKIIISGDYGGYAYLHEFDENTGSYYEKWNFKVGGGGTSAWVIGVDVSADGSTVAVGTLVFLASDFDGEMYLFNTYSNIPLWVYEHTGDEISSISVSGDGSLIAAAGWGPLNNAKPDFFLFRKESSNPLFTITTPGSLNSVDLSPDGTYCSVTGKAVHARVMGSGGLLYNINTDPGGGTIAGTVVLNGATTSENVKIQVQGIEDYFGYTDVDGNYEIRFVPAGNYTVVASKVGYYPVEQTNVAVTEGGTTDLDFTLLPTGNPPTSLYATHGESYSVTLSWNHENPSGTSGFNIYRKSNPEVQFPETPLATVGNNLLEFEDVDVKPLTTYYYAVTAMLDQGAQSPYSNIAEGWMASGFVVNEISAYTGSTPTIDGTLSTGEWDDAFMMDASDFFGTYDNNPNPMGSVTMFFKANEEMTELYVACMDENKPVLLDNFTVALYIDDNNDGTYPPTGDDTEGNYWARYFAAGNVITYRPIYNTGGVGQNLNLTDPQVAASDATGYVVMELVIPMGDDEVWKLNPNEMDQSGLFLFTTGFDGYWPALNQQIFYPLTYGPITFGADNNVPPPPDELSIHWNSPTAPILINMEWNQPDINDFDHFRVYINEGSGFELLTETIGTQVFYLTENTDYTLFYVTTIDKAGQESEPSANMVFDVTTGVTEIVDAVQLHVFPNPTSGNTTISFTVENPGIYSISIFDLGGRLVKNVHQSHLERGDYVFRWNGTNDSGTRQNTGIYFLKVSGNNLDVIGKIIRIN, encoded by the coding sequence ATGCGTAAAATTTACAGAGGTTTAATGGTAGCAATGATACTGATAGCATTCGAAGGCTATTCGCAGAGCTACACTTTACAAAAAACAACGACTGATCCACAGTTTGGCCAACAGGTTCAAACGGAAACAGTCACAAAGTTACCGGACGTTGACCATTCGTTTATCGTCGGGGGAAATGCAAAAGCGCCGGGCATCAACTGGCAATTCACCGATCCGGCTTCTATTGGTTCGGCGGTGAAGGTTTCGAAAGACGAGGAATTGACTTATGTGGCCTGGTGGCTCAACAATATACGGGTATCGCTGTATGGCAATTCCTCAGCACCTGTGTGGGAATCCCCCGTCACGGCAGACTTTGAATTCCCCATTGATATGACGCCGGATGGTGCATTTTTGGTGGTTGGTTTCAGCAACCTGGTAAGGGTTTATGCTACTGCAACACAAGCCCTTGTTTGGGAAAAAACCAGCCCGGGTTCGGTAACCCATGTCAAAATCAAAGCAGATGGTTCACAGGTTTTTGTTGCTGAAAACGCACCCGCAGGGCAGGACAAAGCCAGCGTAAGTGCATACAATGTGGGAGAAAATGATCCCATTTGGTCAACCGATTTCATCGGAACCGGTGTTGCTTTTGCCATTTCAGGGGACTGCTCAAAACTGGCTTTCTGCCAGTACCCTGGCGCCAATCGAATGTGGATTCTAAATGGCGCCAACGGGGAAATCATTTTCGATGCATTTTATCGCAACCAAAATCCTCCGGCTTTCAGTCATGACGGAAAAATAATTATTTCGGGGGATTACGGCGGATATGCCTATTTGCACGAATTTGATGAAAACACAGGATCATACTACGAAAAATGGAATTTCAAAGTTGGCGGCGGAGGCACCTCAGCATGGGTTATTGGTGTGGATGTTTCGGCTGATGGTTCAACGGTTGCCGTTGGCACATTGGTTTTTCTTGCTTCTGATTTCGATGGCGAAATGTATCTTTTTAATACCTATTCGAATATTCCTTTATGGGTTTACGAGCACACCGGGGACGAAATTTCTTCTATTTCTGTTTCTGGTGATGGTTCGCTGATTGCCGCCGCCGGATGGGGACCTTTGAACAATGCAAAACCAGACTTTTTTTTATTTCGCAAAGAGAGCAGCAATCCGCTCTTTACAATAACCACCCCCGGGTCTTTAAATTCCGTTGATCTTTCGCCCGATGGAACTTATTGCAGTGTTACCGGCAAGGCAGTTCATGCCCGTGTGATGGGCAGCGGCGGATTGCTTTACAATATTAACACAGACCCGGGTGGAGGAACCATAGCCGGGACAGTTGTACTTAATGGGGCAACAACCTCTGAAAATGTCAAGATCCAGGTTCAGGGGATCGAAGATTACTTTGGCTACACTGATGTTGATGGAAATTATGAAATCAGGTTTGTGCCTGCCGGCAATTATACTGTCGTAGCTTCAAAAGTAGGTTACTACCCTGTTGAGCAAACCAATGTTGCAGTTACAGAAGGGGGCACTACCGATTTGGATTTCACACTTTTACCCACCGGAAATCCGCCAACAAGCCTGTATGCCACACACGGTGAAAGCTACAGTGTTACACTGAGCTGGAATCACGAAAACCCTTCTGGCACATCCGGGTTCAATATTTACCGGAAATCCAATCCGGAGGTTCAGTTCCCCGAAACACCTCTCGCAACTGTTGGCAACAACCTGCTGGAATTTGAAGATGTGGATGTTAAACCGCTCACTACGTATTATTATGCAGTCACAGCAATGCTTGATCAGGGAGCGCAAAGCCCCTACTCCAACATAGCAGAAGGCTGGATGGCTTCAGGATTTGTGGTTAATGAAATCAGTGCCTACACCGGTTCTACACCCACCATTGACGGCACATTATCGACAGGTGAATGGGACGATGCGTTTATGATGGATGCCTCCGACTTTTTTGGTACTTATGATAATAATCCCAACCCAATGGGCAGCGTCACCATGTTTTTCAAAGCAAATGAGGAAATGACCGAATTGTATGTTGCCTGTATGGATGAAAACAAACCAGTTTTGCTTGACAACTTCACTGTAGCTCTTTATATTGATGATAATAATGATGGTACTTATCCTCCAACCGGAGATGATACTGAAGGAAACTACTGGGCAAGGTATTTTGCCGCAGGAAACGTAATCACTTACCGGCCAATTTATAACACTGGCGGTGTTGGCCAGAATTTGAATCTAACTGACCCGCAGGTTGCTGCCTCCGATGCAACCGGTTACGTTGTGATGGAACTCGTAATTCCGATGGGTGATGACGAAGTGTGGAAATTGAATCCCAATGAAATGGACCAAAGTGGTTTATTTTTATTTACAACAGGATTCGACGGGTACTGGCCTGCACTTAATCAGCAGATATTCTATCCATTAACATACGGACCCATTACGTTTGGCGCTGATAATAATGTACCTCCGCCACCGGACGAACTGAGTATTCACTGGAACAGCCCGACTGCACCAATCCTGATCAACATGGAGTGGAACCAGCCTGATATCAATGACTTTGATCATTTCAGGGTGTATATCAACGAGGGAAGTGGTTTTGAACTGCTCACCGAAACCATTGGTACCCAGGTTTTCTACCTGACCGAAAACACTGATTATACGCTTTTCTATGTAACCACTATAGATAAAGCAGGGCAGGAGTCTGAACCTTCGGCAAACATGGTTTTTGATGTTACTACAGGGGTTACAGAAATTGTTGATGCTGTCCAACTCCATGTGTTTCCAAATCCGACATCAGGGAATACAACCATCTCTTTTACGGTCGAAAACCCGGGGATTTACTCGATTTCAATTTTTGATCTGGGTGGTCGCCTGGTGAAAAATGTCCATCAAAGCCATCTTGAGCGTGGTGATTATGTATTCAGGTGGAATGGTACCAATGATAGTGGTACAAGGCAAAATACCGGTATCTACTTCCTTAAGGTTTCCGGAAACAATCTCGATGTGATCGGGAAAATCATCAGAATAAATTAG